In Symphalangus syndactylus isolate Jambi chromosome 6, NHGRI_mSymSyn1-v2.1_pri, whole genome shotgun sequence, a genomic segment contains:
- the RNF148 gene encoding RING finger protein 148, whose protein sequence is MSFLRITPSTHSSVSSGLLRLSIFLLLSFPDSNGKAIWTAHLNITFQVGNKIISELGESGVFGNHSPLERVSGVVALPEGWNQNACNPLTNFSRPEQADSWLALIERGGCTFTHKINVAAEKGANGVIIYNYQGTGNKVFPMSHQGTENIVAVMIGNLKGMEILHLIQKGVYVTVIIEVGRMHMPWVSHYIMSLFTFLAATIAYLYLHCVWRPRVPNSSTRRRSQIKADVKKAIDQLQLRVLKEGDEELDTDEDNCVVCFDTYKPQDVVRILTCKHFFHKACIDPWLLAHRTCPMCKCDILKS, encoded by the coding sequence ATGAGCTTCCTTAGAATTACTCCTTCGACACATAGTTCTGTTTCATCTGGACTTTTGAGGCTTAGTATCTTTCTACTGCTTAGCTTTCCTGACTCAAATGGAAAAGCCATTTGGACAGCTCACCTTAATATAACATTTCAGGTTGGAAATAAGATCATATCAGAATTAGGAGAGAGTGGAGTGTTCGGGAATCATTCTCCCCTGGAAAGGGtgtctggtgtggtggcacttcCTGAAGGATGGAATcagaatgcctgtaatcctttgACCAATTTCAGCAGGCCCGAACAGGCAGACTCTTGGCTGGCCCTCATCGAACGTGGAGGCTGTACTTTTACACATAAAATCAACGTGGCAGCAGAGAAGGGAGCAAATGGGGTGATCATTTACAACTATCAAGGTACGGGCAATAAAGTATTTCCCATGTCTCACCAGGGGACGGAAAATATAGTTGCGGTGATGATAGGCAACCTGAAAGGCATGGAAATTTTGCACTTGATTCAGAAAGGAGTCTATGTGACAGTCATCATTGAAGTGGGGAGAATGCACATGCCATGGGTGAGCCATTACATCATGTCTCTATTTACCTTCCTGGCTGCCACAATTGCCTACCTTTACTTACATTGTGTCTGGAGACCTAGAGTGCCCAATTCTTCCACCAGGAGGCGAAGTCAAATAAAGGCAGATGTGAAGAAAGCTATTGACCAGCTTCAACTGCGAGTTCTCAAAGAAGGGGATGAGGAATTAGACACAGATGAAGACAACTGTGTTGTTTGCTTTGACACATACAAACCCCAAGATGTAGTACGCATTTTAACttgcaaacattttttccatAAGGCATGCATTGACCCCTGGCTTTTAGCCCATAGGACATGTCCCATGTGCAAGTGTGACATCCTGAAAAGTTAA